A window from bacterium encodes these proteins:
- a CDS encoding polyprenol monophosphomannose synthase, with protein MKIIIVIPTYNEKDNLTNIIPEILKIDPQYEVLVVDDNSPDGTGEVAERFAAEYPNRVHVIHRAGKLGLGSAYREGFKFALQHGADYIFEMDADFSHDPKYLPEFIRMMDTYDVVIGSRYKSGISVVNWPLRRLILSWMATKYVRFVTGLKLTDCTTGYKCFSRKALEALPLEQIISNGYSFQIEVNYRLYKLGFKIGELPIVFVDRHSGTSKMSGHIIREALYVVWKLRCGI; from the coding sequence ATGAAAATAATCATCGTTATTCCGACCTATAATGAAAAAGATAACTTAACTAATATCATTCCAGAGATTTTGAAAATCGACCCCCAGTATGAAGTTTTGGTGGTAGATGACAATTCTCCTGATGGTACTGGTGAAGTTGCGGAGCGATTTGCAGCTGAATATCCGAATCGAGTTCATGTCATCCATCGCGCTGGAAAATTAGGACTCGGTTCCGCGTATCGAGAAGGATTTAAATTCGCCTTGCAGCATGGTGCAGATTATATTTTTGAAATGGATGCTGATTTTTCGCATGACCCTAAATATCTACCGGAGTTTATCCGAATGATGGATACATATGATGTCGTCATAGGTTCGCGATACAAATCTGGTATCAGTGTTGTAAACTGGCCATTACGACGATTAATTTTAAGTTGGATGGCAACCAAATACGTTCGATTTGTTACCGGATTAAAATTAACCGATTGTACAACCGGATATAAATGTTTCTCCCGAAAAGCGCTCGAAGCCCTACCATTGGAGCAGATTATATCAAATGGATATTCGTTTCAAATAGAAGTTAATTACCGGCTATACAAACTCGGTTTTAAAATAGGCGAGTTGCCAATTGTTTTTGTTGACCGACATTCTGGAACTTCGAAAATGTCCGGTCATATTATTCGTGAAGCGTTGTATGTTGTCTGGAAACTTCGATGCGGAATATGA